Genomic DNA from Parcubacteria group bacterium:
TTTCAATAATATCTCCCGGAAGAAGATCGGTATCTCCCGGTTCCAAGACTTTAACTCGGCTTAGCATTTGTTTTATAATGACTTCAATGTGTTTGTCATTAATTCCTTCACCTTGAGATGCATAGATGTCTTGAATCTCGCTGACAACATATCTTTGCAAAGCTTCCCTTCCCAGCGTAGAATAAAGTTTTTTAAGATCAATATGCCCCTCATTCAATATTGTTCCTTTTCCGACAAGCTGTCCATTTTCAATCTTGAGAGCCGCATCAGAAGGAACTTGATATTCTTTTATGTCCTTCTTCTTGCCCTGAGTTTCAATTTTGATCGTTGAAATTTTCTTGTTGGTATTTTCAATTTCAATAACCTTTCCATCCACCTCGGAAATTACCGCTTCCCCTTTTGGAGGACGATTTTCAAAAATTTCTTCAACCCGAGGAAGACCTTGGGTGATATCTGTTCCGGCCACACCTCCAATATGGAAGGTTCTCATAGTAAGCTGCGTTCCCGGTTCGCCGATAGCTTGAGCCGCGACAATTCCCACAGTTTGCCCAAGTTCCACCAAGCTGTCCCTTCCCAAATCTTTTCCGTAACATTTTTTGCAAATTCCTCGTTTGGTTTTGCAAGTAACTATGCTTCTAATCTTAACTTTCGCTACTCCCGCTTTTTCAATTTCTTTAGCTTGCTGGCGAGTAACCATCTCATCCTTAGGAGCAATTACTTTTTTATTTTTCGGATCAACAACATCTTCAAGAAGCACTCTTCCTTCAACTCTGTTCCCAAAACTCTGGCCAATTCTATCGGAATCTTCTCTGTACAAATAGGCCCCTTCTTTATCTTTACAGTCTTCTTCTTGAACAATCACGTCTTGAGCCACATCTACCAATCTTCTGGTCAAATAACCGGCAACAGCCGTTCGAAGAGCGGTATCTGCCATACCCTTTCTGGCTCCATGGGTAGAAATGAAATATTCCAAAACATCAAAACCTTCCTTAAATGAACTTCGAACCGGAAGTTCGATGGTTTCTCCGGTTGGTCCTGCCACCAAACCTTTCATACCGGTCATCTGAACAACAACCGATTCGCTTCCCCTAGCTTTAGAATGAATCATAGCGTATACCGATCCGGTTTTATCGAGAGAATTTTTGACCTCTTCCGCAATTTTGTCCTTAGCTTCATTCCAAACTTCGATAGTTCTGTTTTTTCTTTCTTCGTTTGTAAGAAGTCCGATGTTATATTGCTGTTTTATTGTGGTTACTTTTACTTCCGCTTCTTTAAGAATTTTCGCTTTATTTTCCGGAACCTTAAGATCATCCATTCCCCAACTGATTCCTGATTTAGTAACCGTTTTAAATCCCAAATCCTTAATCTTATCAATAAATTCGGCGGTTTTTTCCTGCCCTTCGGTCTCCAATATTTTAGAAAGCATTGTTTTCAACTCTTTCTTTGTCATTTCTTCGTTAACAAATCTTAAATGCTGCGGAAGAGAATCATTAAAGATAATTCTTCCCATCGAAGTTTCAATTATTTTTCCTTCGTACTCAAGTTTTACTTTTGCTCCTATGCCGACAACTCCAAGCTGATAGGCCAGCAGTGATTCTTCCACAGAAGAAAATATTTTTCCTTCGCCCTTGGCTCCTTCTTGAATATGAGTGAGATAATATATTCCCAAAACAATATCTTGAGACGGCGTAGTGATCGGTTCTCCGGAAGCCGGTTTCAAAAGATTCTTGGCCGATAGCATAATATTTGCGCTTTCCTCTCTTGCCTGATCGGTAAGCGGAACATGCACTGCCATCTGGTCTCCATCAAAGTCGGCATTGAACGCAGCGCAAACCATTGGATGCACTTGGATAGCTTTTCCTTCAATAAGAATCGGCTGAAAAGCCTGGATAGAAAGACGATGGAGGGTTGGTGCGCGATTGAGAAGCACATAGTGATGTTCGATTATTTCATCCAGAATTTCATAGGCTTCTTCCGCTTCAGCATCAACAATTCTTCCAGCCGTTCGAACATTATGCGCGAACTCTCTTTCGATTAATTTATTGATGATAAAAGGCTTGAAAAGTTCAAGAGCCATCTTTTTTGGAAGGCCGCATTGGTGAAGTTTGAGTTGCGGACCAACAACAATCACACTTCTTCCTGAATAATCTACGCGCTTACCTAGAAGATTTTGCCTAAATCTTCCTTGTTTGCCCTTCAGGGAATCAGCTAGCGACCGGAGGGCTCTTTTTTGCCCTGTGGAAGCCGCTACTGAAACCTGGCCGCGCCTAGCGCTATTGTCAAACAAGGCATCCACTGCTTCTTGAAGCATTCTTTTTTCGTTTCGGGTAATTACTTCAGGCGCTCCAAGATCAATAAGCTTTTTCAAACGATTATTTCGGTTAATAATTCTTCGATACAAATCATTGAGATCGGAGGTTGCAAAGCGTCCGCCATCTAGCGCTACCATCGGACGAAGATCCGGCGGAATAACCGGAATAGCAGTCGGAAGCATCCACTCTAAATGAAGATTTGATTTCTTGAATCCCTGAAAAAGCTTTAATCGGTTAAGAAGTTTCTTCCTATCCGAAACCTGATCTGAATTAATTTCGGCTTTTATCTTTTCAATCATTTCATCAATATTGGTTTTTTCCAAAGCCTTTCTGATTGCTTCTGCTCCAATTCCTGCCATAAAAACCTGGCCAAATCGAGTAGAAAGATTGAAATAATCCACTTCGGAAAGAATTCGAAGCGGCCTCAGATTTTTTAATTCTTCCTTAGTGCTTCTATAAATTCCCGTAAGTTCTTCCAGCGCTTCTTCAATCTTCTCTCCTTTGTTTTTTATTTCTTTTTGTTTGGTTTTGAATTCCTGCTCTAATTTGTCTATTGCAATCTTTTTTTCTTTTTCATCGACTTCGGTAATTATGTAGGCTGAAAAATAAATAACTTTTTCCACATCCTGAAGAGAAATTCCCAGCGCCAAACTTATTCTGGAAGGCACTCCGCGAAGAAACCAAATGTGCGAAACAGGAACAGCTAATTTAATATGCCCCATTCGTTCTCTTCGAACAATCGATCTGGTAACTTCAACACCGCATTTATCGCAAACGATTCCTTTATAACGAATCCGCTTATATTTTCCGCAATAACACTCCCAGTCTTTTGAGGGACCGAAAATCTTTTCACAAAAAAGTCCGTCTTTTTCGTAACGCTGAGTTCTGTAGTTAATGGTCTCCGGCTTAGTAACTTCCCCATGCGACCAATTTAGAATATCATCCGGACTAGCCATTCGAAGTTTCACGCTATGAAAATCGCTGACTTTGGTAATATTTTCCATTTTTATTGAAAGCGCAACCAATAAAAGAAAGATTACTTTTATTGATTGCCGGTTACAAATTACCTGCGTTTGTCAAAATTGTTATTTTCGACATCTTTATTGCTTTCACTAAGTCCCATTAATTCAACATCAAGGCATAAACCCTTGAGTTCATTAATAAGAACATGGAAAGATGCTGGGATATTCGGACTTTTAATTTTTTCTCCTTTTATGATCGATTCATATGCTTTTGACCTTCCAAGCACATCGTCTGATTTGATTGTCAGCATTTCCTGCAAAGTATAAGCCGCTCCATATCCTTCCAAGGCCCAGACTTCCATTTCTCCAAACCTCTGTCCTCCAAACTGAGCTTTTCCTCCGAGAGGTTGCTGCGTAATCAAGGAATAAGGACCAATAGAACGCATATGAATTTTGTCTTCAACCAAATGGTTAAGCTTCATTATATACATCACTCCAACAGTGGATTTATTATCGAAATATTCTCCGGTTTTTCCATTAATGAGCTTAATCTTTCCATCTTCGGGAAGTCCGGCCTTAACAAGCTCTTCTTTAATAATCTTTTCACTAACACCATCCAAAACCGGAGTAGCCACTTTGTATCCCAATGTCATCGCCGCCCATCCAAGATGAGTTTCCAAAATCTGTCCGATATTCATACGGCTTACCACTCCCAATGGATTAAGAATCACATCAACCGGAGTTCCGTCAGGAAGATACGGCATATCTTCTACCGGAGCAATTCTTGAAATAACTCCCTTGTTTCCATGCCGTCCGGCCAGTTTGTCTCCAACAGAAACTTTTCGAAGCTGAGCTATTGAAACCTGGATTTGTTTGATAACACCGGTTGGAAGCTTGTCGCCTTGTTCGCGAGAAAGAATTTTAATATCAACTACTTTTCCGTGTTCTCCATGAGGAAGATAGAGAGAAGAATCCTTAACCTCCCTTGATTTTTCTCCAAAAATTGCTCTGAGCAATCTTTCTTCCGGAGTTAAATCTCCTTCTCCTTTCGGAGTAATTTTTCCGACTAAAATATCGCCTGAAGAAACTTCCGCGCCAATATGGATTATTCCCGTTTCATCCAAATTCTTAAGCCTCTCTTCTCCGATATTAGGAATGTCTCTGGTTATAACTTCCGGACCAAGTTTTGTATCGCGAACATCAATTGAAAAATCTTCAAGATGAATTGAGCTATAACAATCTTTCTGGAGCAATCTTTCTGAAAGAATAATGGCATCTTCAAAGTTGTAGCCTTCCCAAGGAATAAATGTTACTAAAACATTTTGCCCTAGGGCTAATTCTCCATGATCAGTTGCAGCTCCATCAGCCAAAAGTTCTCCCTTCTTAACTATCTGCCCTTTTTCTACTCTAGGCACTTGGCTCATACTGGTAAAAGCATTGGAGCGGGCGAAATTAAGCAGTCTGTATTCTCTTTTAATATAATCTTTTTTGGCGCCAACCGGAGCCTTTTCTTTTACAATAATATGTTTAGCGTCAACTTCAACAACTTCTCCTTCTTCATAAGCCAGCGCGACTTGCCCCGAATCGGAAGCAGCCTTGTCTTCGATTCCCGTTCCCACAATTGGAGATTGCGGAATAATGCAAGGCACCGCCTGCCTTTGCATATTTGAACCCATAAGGGCGCGGTTCGCATCGTCATGTTCCAAAAATGGAATAAGAGAGGTTGCCACGGAAACGCATTGTTTTGGAGAAACATCGATATAATCAACTTTCTCAGATTCAATCATTTCCGGATGGCCTTTTACTCTTGCTTCCACGAAATCTTCAAGAAAATTGCGCTTCTCGTCAGTCTTAATTCCTGCGTGAGCAATAATGTGCCTGTCTTCTGTCGTGGCATTAAGATATTCCACTTCAAAATTTATAAAAGGTTTTACTTTTATTTTCTTGCTTTTTTCTTTAATTATTTTATTCGCTAAATCTTCATCAATTTTTTCTCCTTTCTTTCCTCCGGCGATGCTTTCATTCAGAATTCTTCCGAGTATTGCTTCTTTTTTATTTTCTACTTCTTGAAGAATTTTAAGATAAGGGGTTTCTAAAAATCCATACCCATTAATTCTGGAATAGCTTGCCATATGTCCCACCAAGCCGATATTCGGACCCTCTGGAGTTTCTACCGGACAGATTCTTCCATAATGGGAAGTATGCACATCGCGGACTTCAAATCCGGCTCTTTCTCTGGTCAATCCTCCCGGTCCCATTGCGGAAAATCTTCTCTTATGTTCAAGTTCCGCCAGCGGATTAACCTGATCCATAAACTGGGACAGCTGAGAACTGGAAAAAAATTCTTTTATTGCAGCCGCCACCGGACGGGAATTGATGAGTTGTCCCGGAATAACAGTCAGCAGATCGCAAGTACTCATTCTGTCTTTGATATTTCTATTCATTCTGTTAAATCCGAGCCTCAGTTTGTTTTGAATAAGCTCTCCCACGCCTCTAATTCTTCTATTTCCAAGATGATCAATATCGTCCTGCTCTGCCATTGGATCGTTATTTAGCTTGATAATTTCTTTCATAATAAGAACCAGGTCTTCCACTCTCAAAATTCTATTCTCTTCATTGTCGGCGATATCAATATTCAAACGCTGGTTTAGCCTGTATCTGCCTACATTTCCAAAATCATATCTTTCAAAATTAAAAAACATCGAATCGATAACCTGTTTGGCATTTTCGGCTGTGGCTAAATCTCCCGGACGGATTCTTTTGTAAACTTCTTTGTATCCTTCGCTCTGATTTTTGGAAGGATCTTTCTTCAAGGTAGTTTCAATATATTTAATTTCTCCATTATCAACATCAGCAAATCCCTTGAAAATCGCTTCATCGCTTCCGTAGCCAAAAGCCCGAAGAAGCGCTGTTATCGGAACTTTTCTTTTTCTGTCAATTTTAACTGAAATTAGTCCTTCCAGATCAGTATCAATTTCAAGCCAGGCTCCGCGATTAGGAATAATTTTGGCTCCAAAAAGTTTCTTTCCTTTTTGATATTCCATAGTAAAAAACACACCAGGGCTTCTGATAAGCTGTCCGACTACCACTCTTTCAACTCCATTGATAATAAAAGTTCCCCGGTCAGTCATAATCGGGAAATCTCCCAGGTAAATTTCTTGCTCTTTTACTTCTCCGGTTTTTTTGATAATAAGCTTGGCTCTGATTCGAAGCGGAGCTTCATAGGAAATATTTTTATTCTTGGCGTTAGTTTCATCGTATTTAGGTTCGTCGAGATAATAATCAGCTAAATTTAATTCCAGATCTTTTCCGGTAAAATCTTTGATTGGATTTATTTCTGATAGAAGTTCCTTGAGCCCTTTGTCCCAAAACCATTGATAGGAAGTTGTTTGAGCTTCAATGAGATTCGGCATTGAAACGACCAGGTTTTTCTTGAAAAACTTTCTCTTGGAGAGAGAAGATGAAGGACTAAAATTATCTCTCACCGTGAGAGTTTTGGGACTTTTAAGCATAAAAACACTCCTCATTTATAATTTCCTTTTTTCGCTGATTTTCTTGGAAAACTGGAAATTCTAAATTGAGGTTATTAGAAAATGTATTTAATTAATAGAAAAATGGATCATTTGATGCCCCCTGCCCATCTCGCTTTCGCGAAAGGACTTGACAAGTATCTCTATATTATACACGGATGCTAAAAAATTACAAGAAGTAATTTCTTTTTTACTTCAAAAGTTTAGCACTAGAGCAAAAACCTGTCAACCCCTCTTATCCACAACAAAATCCCGACTAAACGGGATTTTGTTCCTATCTTTTGTTTTTGCTTTGTCCTGCCGAATCCGCCAGCTGGAGGAGAAAACGAAAATATCTAATATTCTATCTAATCGCTTCCTTCAAAGCTTTCCCTGCAGTAAATTTCGGAAGAGTCATCGCTGGAATTTGGATTTTTGCTTTTGTTTGAGGATTAATTCCTTCTCTGGTTGCCCGTTTCGAGACTCTAAATGCTCCAAAACCGGTAAGCGTCACTTTATTCCCCTGCCTCAATTGCTCAGTAATGGAATCTACCATTGTATCAATTACTATCTCCACGTCTTTTTTGGAAAGATCTGTTTTGGTCGATATCGCATCCACCAAGGCATCCTTATTAACATTGTTTGCCATATTAACACCTCCTTTTCTAGTTTTTAAAGCTAATAAAATAATTCAACTAACGCGCAAACTCAATCGATCTGGTTTCGCGAAGAACATTGACTTTTATTTCTCCGGGATATTTGAGCTCTTGTTCGATCTTGTCGGCAATTTGTCTTGCTAGTTTCATTGAACCCAAATCATCCAGCTTATCAGGCTTCACGAAAACTCTGATTTCCCTGCCTGCTTGAATCGCATATGTTTTTTCAACTTCCGGAAATGAATTAGCAACCGCTTCCAATTCTTCCAGTCTCTTGAGATAATTTTCCAAAGTATCTTTTCTGGCTCCGGGACGGCTAGCGGAGATTGCATCCGCCGCTGCCACGATATACGCTTCCTGGCTGGCAAATGGATAATCTTCATGATGAGATTTTACGGCATCAATAACTTCTTTTGAAATTTTGAATTTCTCTAATATTTTGACGCCGATTTCAATATGAGTTCCCTGGACTTCATGATCGATAGCTTTTCCGATATCATGGAGAAGTCCGGCTTTTTTGGCTATTGCCACATCCGCTCCTAATTCTGCCGCTAACGCTCCTGAAAGATGAGCCACTTCTAACGAATGAATAAGAACATTTTGTCCATAGCTCGTTCTGTATCTTAACCTTCCTAAAATATAAATTAATCTTGGTTCCAGTCCCACAATTCCCGTGTCATAAGCTGCCGTTTCTCCGGCTTCTTTAATTTTATTGTCAATTTCTTTCTTGGCAAATTCCACCGCTTCCTCGATTTTAGTAGGATGAATTCTGCCGTCTTCCATCAATTTTTGAAGTGCAATTCTCGCAGTTTCTCTTCGAATTGGATCAAACCCAGAAATAACTACCGCTTCAGGAGTATCATCTACAATTATTTCCACTCCGGTAAGCTTTTCTAGAGTTTTTATGTTTCTTCCTTCCCTGCCGATAATTCTTCCTTTTATTTCATCAGACGGCAAAGATATTGTAGTCGTTGAAATTTCAGCAGCATGGGAACCGGCATATTTTTGAATAGCCTGGGTCATTATTGATTTCGCCTTTTTTTCCAGCTCTTCCTTGCCCTCTTTTTCTATTTTAGCTATTCTTTCTGAAATGAGGCCCCTGTTTTCTTCTTCGGTGAGTTGCAACAACACCTGCTTTGCTTGCTCCTTGGATAACCCCGCTATTTTTTCCAGTCTTTCTAATTCTTTTTTTCTTGATTCTTCGACTTCTTTACGTATCGCTCTAACTTCCTCAGCTTTCCGTTCAAGAAGTTTTTTCCCTCTTTCAAGTTCATCCAGCCTCTGATCGACAGTTTCTTCCCTTTTCTCTAATCGTTGTTCGAGCCGCATTATTTGATTTTCCCTGTCTCTCTCTTTTTTTTTGGCTTCTTCTAAAATTTCAAGCGCTTTATTTTTGGCTTCTAACGTTGTTTCTTGAGCCTTTTTTTCGGCTTCTTCTAGCATTTTCTCTACTTTTCCTTCAGCAGTAGAAAGTTGTTTTTTAGCAATTGTTTGCCTTGCGATATAGCCCAAAACGCATCCGACTGAAAGCATCAAAAAACCGACAATTAGAATCGTCAAGCTTATTTCCATATAAATTTCTTTTACCTAATTGATAAGTCATAAAAAGTGTATTTTCATTAGTTATTTTGTTGATTTTTTCATTCTAATTTAAGCAAAATTAACTGACTTACCTATCAAATTAACTTAATTGTTATTTCAAGAGAATGATATTACATAATATCTCTTTTGTCAAAAGGTATGACAAATGGTAAACTAGAAAAAGAAGGAGCATTTTAAATTCATAGTTCTAAAATTATGTATAAACCGACAGTTTTAGTCATTCTTGATGGTTGGGGAATTAGTAATAATACTCAGGGGAATATTCTTAAAACAACACTCCTCCCTACTTTCGAAAAATTAAACAATTTTTATCCTATGACGACACTCCAGGCGTCTGGAATTTCAGTCGGTCTTCCTTGGGGAGAATGCGGAAATAGCGAAGTTGGACATATTACATTGGGAGCAGGGAAAATAATCTATCAAAACCTTCCTAGGATTTCTTTGTCCATTCAGGATGGGAGCTTCTTTAAAAATGAAGTCCTTATTGATATATTCAAAAAAACTCTTGCAAACAAAGGGGACCTTCATCTTATGGGGCTCACAGGAACCGGATCTGTCCACTCGTATATGGATCATCTCTTTGCTCTTCTGGAGATGTCTAAAGAGCAAGGCCTCAAAAATGTTTTCATTCATGCTTTTACTGACGGAAGAGATTCTGCTCCTACCTCTGGAATAAAAACTATCCAAGCAATCGAAGAAAAAACAACGGCAATCGGGGTAGGAAGAATCGCGACAGTATGCGGAAGAAATTGGTCTATGGACAGAAATAATAATTGGGATCGGGTTGAAAAAGCATACTCCATGCTTACTGAAGGCAAAGGAGAACAAATCCAAAACCCCATAAAATATCTTCAGGATTCGTATGTGAAGGGAATTACTGATGAATACATAGAACCGGGGGTTGTTAATGAAAATGAAAAACCGGTCGCTTTAATCAAAGACAATGATTCCGTTATATTTTTTAACTTTAGAGAGGACAGGGCCAGAGAACTAACCGCTGCTTTTGTGGTTCCGAGTTTTGATAAATTTCCCAGAAAAAAACGGCTTAAAATTGAATTCGTTACTATGATCGAATACGAGAAAGATCTTCCTGCAGAGATCGTTTTCCCTAAAGAAAAACTAACGAATGGACTTGGAGAAATTTTAAGCAAGGACAAAAAGAAACAACTTCGTATTTCAGAAACAGAAAAATACGCCCATGTAACTTATTTTTTCAATGGCGGGAAAGAAGACTCCTGGCCGGATGAAGACCGGATACTTATTCCGTCTCCTTCGGTTTCAAAATTCGATGAATCTCCGGAAATGAGCGCTCCAAAAATCACTGAGAAAATATTAGAGTCCGTGGAAGAGAAAAAATACGATTTCATTTTAGTCAATTATGCTAATGCGGATATGGTAGGGCATACGGGAAATGAAAAAGCCTGCGTTGAAGCGGTAAAATCGCTCGATAAATCCTTATCGCTTATCATTCCTGCGATATTGAAAGTCGGAGGATGCCTTCTCATCACAGCTGATCATGGAAACATTGAGGAGCTTAAAAATCCCAGTACCGGGCAAATAGACACCGAGCATTCAACCAATCCGGTTCCTGCCTGGTATATAACTCCGGAAAATCACAGAAACAAAACTCCCGAAGAAATGAAACAGGATGAAAGTGAAATCGGAGGACTCCTCAGCGATATTGCTCCCACGGTTTTGGATATTATGGGCGTCCAAAAACCGCCCGAAATGAGCGGGGAAAGTTTGCTACCGGTGTTGAAATAGGTTGTAGTTTCATTATCCTTTAGTATTTAAAAAATCATTCCAATTAATCGGAATGATTTTTTTATACGCAACTATTTCTTAAAATTATTCAGATCATTTAGCGCTATCTCGACCGCATTAGAAGAAACCATAAACTGCGGAGACATGTAGCCGGACAGATAAGAATTTAATGTTTTTTCGTCAATATCCTTCACTTCATATTTTTTGCTGACTTCTTTTATTATAATTTCTCTGGCTTTAGATAGTTCTTCTCTGGGAAGCAAAAAATAATTTCCGAATTTGTTAGCCTGCGTTTCCAGATTGGAGTATTCTTTCGTGTCAATTTCGTTTATAAAATTAAAGACGTCGGATAAGCTTGCAATATTCAGGTCATCATAAAAGTTTTTATGCAAAACATAGTGTCCCAGTTCATGCGCAAGAGAAAACCTGAACCTGTTAGTATCATTCTCATAATTCTTCAAATCAACATAAATCGAAGTAAAATCAGAAGTTATCTGAGCATCGACTCCGCACTGCGACATCAAATTTGGTATTGGAATTATTTTTATCTTCAATTTTATTTCTACGATTTCCTCTATTTCAACCGGAATTTTGTTTCCCCAAAATTTTAATCTAAAACCATCCGCTTTGCTCTTAATCAGAGAATTCCCCACAAAAGGAACATTTGTGTTTTTATATTTCATCTAGGCATTCTTTATTAAGTTAATCATAT
This window encodes:
- the rpoC gene encoding DNA-directed RNA polymerase subunit beta': MENITKVSDFHSVKLRMASPDDILNWSHGEVTKPETINYRTQRYEKDGLFCEKIFGPSKDWECYCGKYKRIRYKGIVCDKCGVEVTRSIVRRERMGHIKLAVPVSHIWFLRGVPSRISLALGISLQDVEKVIYFSAYIITEVDEKEKKIAIDKLEQEFKTKQKEIKNKGEKIEEALEELTGIYRSTKEELKNLRPLRILSEVDYFNLSTRFGQVFMAGIGAEAIRKALEKTNIDEMIEKIKAEINSDQVSDRKKLLNRLKLFQGFKKSNLHLEWMLPTAIPVIPPDLRPMVALDGGRFATSDLNDLYRRIINRNNRLKKLIDLGAPEVITRNEKRMLQEAVDALFDNSARRGQVSVAASTGQKRALRSLADSLKGKQGRFRQNLLGKRVDYSGRSVIVVGPQLKLHQCGLPKKMALELFKPFIINKLIEREFAHNVRTAGRIVDAEAEEAYEILDEIIEHHYVLLNRAPTLHRLSIQAFQPILIEGKAIQVHPMVCAAFNADFDGDQMAVHVPLTDQAREESANIMLSAKNLLKPASGEPITTPSQDIVLGIYYLTHIQEGAKGEGKIFSSVEESLLAYQLGVVGIGAKVKLEYEGKIIETSMGRIIFNDSLPQHLRFVNEEMTKKELKTMLSKILETEGQEKTAEFIDKIKDLGFKTVTKSGISWGMDDLKVPENKAKILKEAEVKVTTIKQQYNIGLLTNEERKNRTIEVWNEAKDKIAEEVKNSLDKTGSVYAMIHSKARGSESVVVQMTGMKGLVAGPTGETIELPVRSSFKEGFDVLEYFISTHGARKGMADTALRTAVAGYLTRRLVDVAQDVIVQEEDCKDKEGAYLYREDSDRIGQSFGNRVEGRVLLEDVVDPKNKKVIAPKDEMVTRQQAKEIEKAGVAKVKIRSIVTCKTKRGICKKCYGKDLGRDSLVELGQTVGIVAAQAIGEPGTQLTMRTFHIGGVAGTDITQGLPRVEEIFENRPPKGEAVISEVDGKVIEIENTNKKISTIKIETQGKKKDIKEYQVPSDAALKIENGQLVGKGTILNEGHIDLKKLYSTLGREALQRYVVSEIQDIYASQGEGINDKHIEVIIKQMLSRVKVLEPGDTDLLPGDIIEKDVFEEANDEAKKKGTGIAKGEEMVTGISRVALSTESFLSAASFMETTRVLINAAVTGKEDKLRGPKENVIIGRLIPAGTGFRKKITVS
- a CDS encoding DNA-directed RNA polymerase subunit beta, with the protein product MPNLIEAQTTSYQWFWDKGLKELLSEINPIKDFTGKDLELNLADYYLDEPKYDETNAKNKNISYEAPLRIRAKLIIKKTGEVKEQEIYLGDFPIMTDRGTFIINGVERVVVGQLIRSPGVFFTMEYQKGKKLFGAKIIPNRGAWLEIDTDLEGLISVKIDRKRKVPITALLRAFGYGSDEAIFKGFADVDNGEIKYIETTLKKDPSKNQSEGYKEVYKRIRPGDLATAENAKQVIDSMFFNFERYDFGNVGRYRLNQRLNIDIADNEENRILRVEDLVLIMKEIIKLNNDPMAEQDDIDHLGNRRIRGVGELIQNKLRLGFNRMNRNIKDRMSTCDLLTVIPGQLINSRPVAAAIKEFFSSSQLSQFMDQVNPLAELEHKRRFSAMGPGGLTRERAGFEVRDVHTSHYGRICPVETPEGPNIGLVGHMASYSRINGYGFLETPYLKILQEVENKKEAILGRILNESIAGGKKGEKIDEDLANKIIKEKSKKIKVKPFINFEVEYLNATTEDRHIIAHAGIKTDEKRNFLEDFVEARVKGHPEMIESEKVDYIDVSPKQCVSVATSLIPFLEHDDANRALMGSNMQRQAVPCIIPQSPIVGTGIEDKAASDSGQVALAYEEGEVVEVDAKHIIVKEKAPVGAKKDYIKREYRLLNFARSNAFTSMSQVPRVEKGQIVKKGELLADGAATDHGELALGQNVLVTFIPWEGYNFEDAIILSERLLQKDCYSSIHLEDFSIDVRDTKLGPEVITRDIPNIGEERLKNLDETGIIHIGAEVSSGDILVGKITPKGEGDLTPEERLLRAIFGEKSREVKDSSLYLPHGEHGKVVDIKILSREQGDKLPTGVIKQIQVSIAQLRKVSVGDKLAGRHGNKGVISRIAPVEDMPYLPDGTPVDVILNPLGVVSRMNIGQILETHLGWAAMTLGYKVATPVLDGVSEKIIKEELVKAGLPEDGKIKLINGKTGEYFDNKSTVGVMYIMKLNHLVEDKIHMRSIGPYSLITQQPLGGKAQFGGQRFGEMEVWALEGYGAAYTLQEMLTIKSDDVLGRSKAYESIIKGEKIKSPNIPASFHVLINELKGLCLDVELMGLSESNKDVENNNFDKRR
- a CDS encoding HU family DNA-binding protein, whose amino-acid sequence is MANNVNKDALVDAISTKTDLSKKDVEIVIDTMVDSITEQLRQGNKVTLTGFGAFRVSKRATREGINPQTKAKIQIPAMTLPKFTAGKALKEAIR
- the rny gene encoding ribonuclease Y, which encodes MEISLTILIVGFLMLSVGCVLGYIARQTIAKKQLSTAEGKVEKMLEEAEKKAQETTLEAKNKALEILEEAKKKERDRENQIMRLEQRLEKREETVDQRLDELERGKKLLERKAEEVRAIRKEVEESRKKELERLEKIAGLSKEQAKQVLLQLTEEENRGLISERIAKIEKEGKEELEKKAKSIMTQAIQKYAGSHAAEISTTTISLPSDEIKGRIIGREGRNIKTLEKLTGVEIIVDDTPEAVVISGFDPIRRETARIALQKLMEDGRIHPTKIEEAVEFAKKEIDNKIKEAGETAAYDTGIVGLEPRLIYILGRLRYRTSYGQNVLIHSLEVAHLSGALAAELGADVAIAKKAGLLHDIGKAIDHEVQGTHIEIGVKILEKFKISKEVIDAVKSHHEDYPFASQEAYIVAAADAISASRPGARKDTLENYLKRLEELEAVANSFPEVEKTYAIQAGREIRVFVKPDKLDDLGSMKLARQIADKIEQELKYPGEIKVNVLRETRSIEFAR
- the gpmI gene encoding 2,3-bisphosphoglycerate-independent phosphoglycerate mutase, producing the protein MYKPTVLVILDGWGISNNTQGNILKTTLLPTFEKLNNFYPMTTLQASGISVGLPWGECGNSEVGHITLGAGKIIYQNLPRISLSIQDGSFFKNEVLIDIFKKTLANKGDLHLMGLTGTGSVHSYMDHLFALLEMSKEQGLKNVFIHAFTDGRDSAPTSGIKTIQAIEEKTTAIGVGRIATVCGRNWSMDRNNNWDRVEKAYSMLTEGKGEQIQNPIKYLQDSYVKGITDEYIEPGVVNENEKPVALIKDNDSVIFFNFREDRARELTAAFVVPSFDKFPRKKRLKIEFVTMIEYEKDLPAEIVFPKEKLTNGLGEILSKDKKKQLRISETEKYAHVTYFFNGGKEDSWPDEDRILIPSPSVSKFDESPEMSAPKITEKILESVEEKKYDFILVNYANADMVGHTGNEKACVEAVKSLDKSLSLIIPAILKVGGCLLITADHGNIEELKNPSTGQIDTEHSTNPVPAWYITPENHRNKTPEEMKQDESEIGGLLSDIAPTVLDIMGVQKPPEMSGESLLPVLK
- a CDS encoding ImmA/IrrE family metallo-endopeptidase, with protein sequence MKYKNTNVPFVGNSLIKSKADGFRLKFWGNKIPVEIEEIVEIKLKIKIIPIPNLMSQCGVDAQITSDFTSIYVDLKNYENDTNRFRFSLAHELGHYVLHKNFYDDLNIASLSDVFNFINEIDTKEYSNLETQANKFGNYFLLPREELSKAREIIIKEVSKKYEVKDIDEKTLNSYLSGYMSPQFMVSSNAVEIALNDLNNFKK